The Buchnera aphidicola (Tuberolachnus salignus) genome includes a region encoding these proteins:
- the leuA gene encoding 2-isopropylmalate synthase: MNQKVIIFDTTLRDGEQSLQASLSINKKIQIAQSLERMGIDIIEVGFPISSPGDYKAVQMISQKIKNSKICSLARCLKEDIEIAAKAMKNAISPRIHLFLGTSTLHIQSKLKKNFSEIVDMMLMSIKWAKRYTNDVEFSCEDAGRTSLDDLCYIVEKAIHAGAKTINIPDTVGYTIPTQFKNIIQTLFLKVPNIHKAIISVHCHNDLGMATGNSISAIEAGARQIEGTINGLGERAGNTALEEIIMALKIHEKTLNVYTNIKYQEISRTSKIVSHLCNTPIALNKSIVGKNAFSHSSGIHQDGVLKNRENYEILDPNSIGLKSCPLNLTSRSGRAAIKHRMKELGYLETDYNLDILYIDFLKLADKKGQIFDYDLEALAFINQQQVKTEFFKLEYFHVESKLSGLATASIILLCGKKINIQKSTTYNGPVDAIYQALNKAALYPIVLKKFHLEANGEGKDALGKVDIVVKYKCRNFHGIGLATDIIEASAQALINVFNDIWKSQQVDKKLEKLCK; this comes from the coding sequence ATGAATCAAAAAGTTATTATTTTTGACACTACTTTACGAGATGGTGAGCAATCTTTACAAGCGAGTTTAAGCATTAATAAAAAAATACAAATTGCACAGTCATTAGAGCGAATGGGAATTGATATTATAGAAGTAGGATTTCCTATTTCTTCTCCTGGTGATTATAAAGCAGTTCAAATGATTTCTCAAAAAATTAAAAATAGTAAAATTTGTAGTTTAGCGCGTTGTTTAAAAGAAGATATTGAGATTGCCGCAAAAGCAATGAAAAATGCAATTTCTCCACGTATTCATTTATTTTTAGGAACTTCTACATTACATATACAATCTAAATTAAAAAAAAATTTTTCAGAAATTGTAGATATGATGTTAATGTCTATTAAGTGGGCGAAACGTTATACAAATGATGTAGAATTTTCTTGTGAAGATGCAGGAAGAACTTCTTTAGATGATTTGTGTTATATTGTAGAGAAAGCTATTCACGCTGGAGCTAAAACGATTAATATTCCAGATACTGTGGGTTACACTATTCCTACACAATTTAAAAACATTATTCAAACTTTATTTTTAAAAGTTCCTAATATTCATAAAGCTATTATTTCAGTTCATTGTCATAACGATTTAGGTATGGCTACTGGAAATTCAATTAGCGCCATTGAAGCTGGTGCACGTCAAATCGAAGGGACTATTAATGGATTAGGAGAAAGAGCTGGAAATACAGCATTAGAAGAAATTATTATGGCTTTAAAAATTCATGAAAAAACTTTAAATGTTTATACAAATATTAAATATCAAGAAATATCACGCACGAGTAAAATCGTTAGTCATTTATGTAATACTCCAATAGCATTGAATAAATCTATTGTAGGAAAAAATGCATTTTCTCATTCTTCTGGGATTCATCAAGATGGTGTTTTAAAAAATCGAGAAAATTATGAGATTTTAGATCCTAATAGTATAGGTTTAAAAAGTTGCCCTTTAAATTTAACATCACGTTCTGGTCGAGCTGCAATAAAACATCGAATGAAAGAATTAGGATATTTAGAGACTGACTATAATTTAGATATATTGTATATTGATTTTTTAAAATTAGCTGATAAAAAAGGACAAATTTTTGATTATGATTTAGAGGCTTTAGCATTTATTAATCAACAACAAGTAAAAACAGAATTTTTTAAATTAGAATATTTTCATGTTGAATCTAAATTATCAGGTTTAGCAACCGCTTCAATTATTTTATTATGTGGAAAAAAAATAAATATTCAAAAATCTACAACTTACAATGGTCCTGTAGATGCAATATATCAAGCTTTAAATAAAGCTGCTTTATATCCTATTGTATTAAAAAAATTTCATTTAGAAGCTAATGGAGAAGGAAAAGATGCATTAGGAAAAGTAGATATTGTTGTAAAATATAAATGTCGTAATTTTCATGGAATAGGATTAGCAACAGATATAATAGAAGCTTCTGCTCAAGCTTTAATTAATGTATTTAATGACATTTGGAAATCTCAACAAGTAGATAAAAAATTAGAAAAATTATGTAAATAA